The genomic DNA GTGCCGGGTGTACGTCGATGCGGGCAATGTGCTCGATATCGAGACCGGCCGGATGCTCGCAGTCATCGCCGATCGAGTGTGCGATGTGTGGCGGGAGCGCGACGCCGGCATGTGGGAGCTGCCGGGGGAGCAGCACTACACGTCGTCGAAGATGGGGTGCTGGCAGGCGCTGAACGATGCTGTGCACCTGGCGGAGATTGGTCAGGTAGCGGGTTCCGCGGCGAGGTGGGCAGCTGAACGTGATCGTATTCGCGAGTGGATCGAAGCCAACTGCTGGTCAGAAGAGGCCCGCGCGTACACAATGCATCCCGACACGACCGACCTTGACGCTTCGGTGTTGCTGCACGCTCCCAGCGGATTCGATCGGGGCGAACGGATGTCGTCGACGATCGACGCGATCACGGGTGCGCTGGGCGACGGCAGCCTGGTTTATCGCTACAGCGGCGTCGAGCGCGAAGAACATACTTTTGTTGCCTGTGCGTTCTGGCGGGCGGGGGCGCTCGCGTGTGTGGGTCGGCACGCGGAAGCGATCGAGCTTATGGATGACCTCGTGACCCGTGGTAACGATGTCGGTCTGTTCTCCGAGATGATCTCGGCGCGAGACGGCAGCTTTTGGGGGAATCTTCCGCAGGGGCTCAGCCATTTGGCGCTCATCAATACGGCGATCATTATCCGCGAAGTCGCCGGGGAGGCTGCCGATGGTCACTGAGACGGTTTTTCGCCGGGGCCCCGCGATCCTCGTCGAGAGCCTGTGGTGGGATGCTCGCACCGAAGAGATGGTGTGGGTCGATATCTCCGCGGGAACGATGCATCGAGGCCGCCTGGACGGAAACGTCGACGGGAGCGACGATCGCGTGGTTGAGCTGCCACCGCCGGTATCCGCTGTGCAGCCTGCGGTGGGCAGCGGTTACGTTGCGGCCCTGAAAGACCGCGTGGTGGCGCTCGATTCGGACGGGCTCATCGAACGCACGATCGCTCACGTGACGCACTCGCACGACGGCATACGTTGCAACGAGGGCAAGGTGGACCCCTTCGGTCGCTTTCTGGTGGGCTCGATGGACATCACCACGGGCGAACCAGACGGAACCTTGGTAGCTGTGGAAGCCGACGGTAGTGTGCGCACGCTGCGCGGCGGATTCGCAGTGGCCAATGGCTTCGAATGGAGCGATAGCGGCGACATCATGTTCGTCACTGACACCGCGACGAAGACTGTGTACCGCGCGAGTTATAGCTCGGACGGCAAGCTTGGCGAGCTCGAGCCCTACCTGGTTGGGCGAATGTCAGACGGTCTAGTGCGGCGCCGTGAGGGCGGATTCATCAACGGCTTGTATGGCGAGTCCGCGGCGGTGCTCTGGGGTGACGCCGATGGCACTCCGGCGGTGTCGCAAGAGTTCGCCGTCTCTGCGCCAAACGTGACATCGGTGGCATTCGGGGGACCGGACCTTGGCTCGTTGTTCGTGGGCACAGCGCGCGAAAACCTCACAGAGGCCGACCTCGAATCCCACCCTCTCAGCGGTGCAATTTTTCGAATCGATGGCGTTGGACACGGCTACGCCGTTCACACGTTTGGCGCATCAGCGTCACATCTGAAAAACACGATGGGAAGGAACTGAGATGGACCTCGGAATTTCAGGCCGCACAGCCCTTATTACCGGTGCCGACTCTGGAATCGGCTGGGAGACAGCACGGCTGCTTCTGGATGAGGGTGCCACTGTCGTGATCAGCGACATGGATCAGGCCGAGCTCGACACGGCGGCAAAAAACCTGAAGGCGCCCAGCGGCCGACTTTTCGCATTCGCTGCCGACATCACGAGCGTTGATTCGCTCGCGGAGTTGCACGAAAACGTGAAGGATGCGGTCGGCGACATCGACATCCTGGTGCAGTCGGCAGGAGTTACCGGTGCGCAGGGTCTCTTTCACGAGATCACCGACGAAGGCTGGACCAAGACGATCGAAACCGACCTGATCGGACCGGTGCGACTAATTCGCCAGTTTTTGCCGATGCTCCGGCGCGGTGGCTGGGGTCGTCTCGTGCTTCTCGCCTCAGAAGATGCCGTGCAGCCATACGACGATGAGCTGCCCTACTGTGCTGCGAAAGCCGGCATCCTGGCTCTCGCGAAGGGCCTTTCCCGCTCCTACGCACTCGAAGGCTTGCTTGTCAACGCTGTCTCGCCGGCGTTCATCCACACTCCGATGACCGACGCGATGATGCAAAAGCGCGCCGCGAAGCTCGATGTGACACCCAAGCAAGCCATCACGACGTTCCTCGACGAGGAACGTCCATACATGGAGCTAAAGCGCCGCGGTGAGCCAGCAGAGGTCGCGAACGTGATCGCGTTCTTGTGCTCTGACCTCGCATCGTTCGTCAACGGTTCCAACTACCGCGTCG from Microbacterium endophyticum includes the following:
- a CDS encoding SDR family NAD(P)-dependent oxidoreductase, producing MDLGISGRTALITGADSGIGWETARLLLDEGATVVISDMDQAELDTAAKNLKAPSGRLFAFAADITSVDSLAELHENVKDAVGDIDILVQSAGVTGAQGLFHEITDEGWTKTIETDLIGPVRLIRQFLPMLRRGGWGRLVLLASEDAVQPYDDELPYCAAKAGILALAKGLSRSYALEGLLVNAVSPAFIHTPMTDAMMQKRAAKLDVTPKQAITTFLDEERPYMELKRRGEPAEVANVIAFLCSDLASFVNGSNYRVDSGSVATI
- a CDS encoding SMP-30/gluconolactonase/LRE family protein, which encodes MVTETVFRRGPAILVESLWWDARTEEMVWVDISAGTMHRGRLDGNVDGSDDRVVELPPPVSAVQPAVGSGYVAALKDRVVALDSDGLIERTIAHVTHSHDGIRCNEGKVDPFGRFLVGSMDITTGEPDGTLVAVEADGSVRTLRGGFAVANGFEWSDSGDIMFVTDTATKTVYRASYSSDGKLGELEPYLVGRMSDGLVRRREGGFINGLYGESAAVLWGDADGTPAVSQEFAVSAPNVTSVAFGGPDLGSLFVGTARENLTEADLESHPLSGAIFRIDGVGHGYAVHTFGASASHLKNTMGRN